From a region of the Pontixanthobacter gangjinensis genome:
- a CDS encoding C39 family peptidase, with protein sequence MSYFPARLRPVLTSVLALAPALVSSGCMTAPAQNAPLWLGQTSEGAQITPVALTSWNDRKFIGLVRQRTDFSCGAAVMATLFNEAFGRSTTEQQVLVNMLKIADPDIVRKKGFSLLDMKTYALSIGMEAEGYRLDYDKLRELNLPVIALLDIKGYKHFVIIRKAYADRVAVGDPALGNRTMRRADFEESWNEVAFVVAGEGYDPDNALIDPPSPLSAKRLLALHAVLPAAETAEFGNRAAFSFSF encoded by the coding sequence ATGTCCTACTTTCCGGCCCGATTGCGCCCAGTACTGACTTCGGTTCTCGCACTGGCTCCCGCGCTAGTGTCATCCGGCTGCATGACGGCTCCGGCCCAGAATGCGCCCCTATGGCTGGGACAAACTTCGGAAGGTGCCCAAATTACGCCGGTTGCGCTGACCAGTTGGAATGACCGCAAATTTATCGGACTCGTGCGCCAGCGGACGGATTTCAGCTGCGGTGCGGCGGTTATGGCCACCCTGTTCAACGAAGCCTTTGGCCGCAGCACTACCGAGCAGCAAGTGCTCGTCAATATGCTCAAGATCGCTGATCCCGACATCGTTCGGAAAAAGGGATTCTCGCTGCTCGACATGAAGACTTATGCGCTGTCGATCGGGATGGAAGCCGAAGGCTACCGGCTCGATTATGACAAGCTTAGAGAGCTCAATCTTCCGGTAATCGCGCTACTGGATATCAAGGGTTACAAACACTTCGTCATCATCCGCAAGGCATATGCCGACCGCGTAGCTGTAGGTGACCCGGCACTGGGTAACCGCACAATGCGCCGTGCCGATTTCGAAGAGTCCTGGAACGAGGTTGCATTTGTCGTCGCCGGTGAAGGTTATGATCCTGACAATGCGCTGATCGATCCACCTTCACCGCTTTCGGCCAAGCGCCTGCTGGCGCTTCATGCCGTTTTACCCGCCGCCGAAACCGCCGAATTTGGCAACCGTGCGGCCTTCAGTTTCTCATTTTGA
- a CDS encoding peptidoglycan-binding domain-containing protein, with amino-acid sequence MKNWNMTAFLAGAALAVTGFGSAPIAAQGADSSFAVEGAGTLDCAAFTAAREDRSSAEYQRMIGFVEGYLSAANRYEPNTFDLTPWHNAAALDIILKSHCSEHSSDTLVSVVQRMVTGLRPVRVAQYSPMLEVGDDKHRTYVYETILRRTQAALKLRGFYAGEEDGRFSPELRDALLSFQKQSSLMTTGVPDPATLWTLLNP; translated from the coding sequence ATGAAGAATTGGAACATGACCGCCTTTTTGGCCGGAGCAGCGCTGGCGGTAACAGGGTTTGGTTCCGCGCCAATTGCGGCGCAGGGTGCCGATAGCAGCTTCGCAGTTGAGGGTGCCGGTACACTTGACTGCGCCGCATTTACAGCCGCACGAGAGGACCGCTCCTCGGCTGAATACCAGCGCATGATCGGATTTGTGGAAGGCTATCTCAGTGCCGCCAACCGTTATGAGCCCAATACGTTCGATCTGACCCCTTGGCATAACGCTGCCGCGCTAGACATCATCCTAAAATCACACTGCAGCGAGCATTCGAGTGACACGCTGGTCAGCGTCGTCCAGCGCATGGTCACCGGGCTGCGTCCGGTTCGCGTCGCGCAATACTCCCCCATGCTTGAAGTGGGGGACGATAAGCACCGGACCTATGTTTACGAAACAATTCTGCGGCGGACGCAAGCAGCGCTCAAGCTGCGCGGTTTTTATGCTGGCGAGGAAGATGGACGCTTCTCGCCTGAGCTGCGCGATGCCTTGTTATCTTTCCAAAAGCAAAGCTCCCTGATGACCACCGGGGTACCCGATCCCGCCACCTTATGGACCCTCCTCAACCCCTGA